The following are encoded together in the Arcobacter aquimarinus genome:
- a CDS encoding ketopantoate reductase family protein — protein sequence MRFLILGAGGIGSYFGARLIDAGHDVIFVARGKQLEALQQKKLKLQHPEFSFFKRVVSYNIDEIKKIQLQNFDAVLIATKSTSTLSLANDLKEWFANKKQIPYIISLQNGVDNEEILSTHLDKTHIIAGLTRKIGAHIVSPAVITATGTAETILGAIEPTKSNESFLNELKEVFNDAKIPTQISENINVELWKKLIINNGVNAICALLKEKTGEIMHHEKLSKIVYGLMSETAIAALNKGINISKNEIDDMFDLITNFDSIKPSMLVDVENNRELELDEICTVVIKNCEAQGLDAPYTRTISTILEYVYYKK from the coding sequence ATGAGATTTTTAATTCTGGGTGCTGGTGGTATCGGCTCTTATTTTGGTGCAAGATTAATCGACGCAGGACATGATGTAATTTTTGTTGCAAGAGGAAAGCAATTAGAAGCTTTACAGCAAAAAAAGTTGAAGTTGCAGCACCCAGAATTTTCTTTTTTTAAGAGAGTTGTTTCCTATAATATTGATGAAATCAAAAAAATTCAACTACAAAATTTTGATGCTGTTTTGATTGCCACTAAGTCAACTTCAACTTTATCTTTAGCAAATGACTTAAAAGAATGGTTTGCTAATAAAAAACAGATTCCTTATATTATCTCTTTACAAAATGGAGTAGATAATGAAGAAATCCTTTCTACACATTTAGACAAAACCCATATTATTGCAGGACTTACAAGAAAAATCGGCGCTCATATTGTAAGTCCTGCTGTTATTACTGCAACAGGAACTGCTGAAACTATTTTAGGTGCAATTGAGCCAACAAAATCTAATGAGAGTTTTTTAAATGAATTAAAAGAAGTTTTTAATGATGCAAAAATCCCAACACAAATTTCAGAAAATATAAATGTAGAACTTTGGAAAAAACTTATTATAAATAATGGTGTAAATGCAATTTGTGCATTATTAAAAGAAAAAACAGGTGAAATCATGCACCATGAAAAACTATCAAAAATCGTTTATGGTCTTATGAGTGAAACAGCAATTGCAGCTTTAAATAAAGGAATAAATATTTCTAAAAATGAGATAGATGATATGTTTGATTTGATTACAAATTTTGATTCAATAAAACCATCTATGTTAGTAGATGTTGAAAATAATAGAGAATTAGAGTTAGATGAAATTTGTACAGTTGTGATAAAAAATTGTGAAGCCCAAGGATTAGATGCCCCTTATACAAGAACAATTTCTACTATTTTAGAATATGTTTATTATAAAAAGTAG
- a CDS encoding LLM class flavin-dependent oxidoreductase gives MSSLKLSVLDQSPIHDAKEPKEGLFDTVKLAVRCEELGYYRYWCAEHHDTPGYASSCPEIMVSSVANATKTMRVGSGGVMLNHYSAFKVAETFNTLSALHNNRIDLGIGRASGANFLVARALHNSNSQDYSKKAYDLINYLDDKVPKNDYFYGVNLSPKNIDSTPVYLLGSSDGSSILAGKLGTGFCLALFIGTHDRPIDIMKFYKNNFVPSKNFKKPKAMLAVTCICAESKEKAQEIASFHTYWKVQAFRHPKRDGLYSPSDVKKLYKNLSFEDKAYYHETLNSMILGTPKECKEKIEKLALEYGVDEVMIVNVTYSFEDRIKSYELLAKEFNLKN, from the coding sequence ATGAGTTCTTTAAAATTAAGCGTACTTGACCAATCTCCAATTCATGATGCAAAAGAGCCAAAAGAAGGTCTATTTGATACTGTTAAATTAGCAGTTAGATGTGAAGAGTTAGGTTACTACAGATATTGGTGTGCTGAACATCATGACACTCCTGGATATGCTAGTTCATGTCCAGAAATTATGGTTAGCTCTGTGGCGAATGCTACAAAAACCATGAGAGTTGGAAGTGGTGGAGTTATGTTAAATCACTATAGTGCTTTTAAAGTTGCAGAAACTTTTAATACTTTAAGTGCTTTACATAATAATCGAATTGATTTAGGAATAGGACGTGCTAGTGGAGCTAATTTTTTAGTAGCAAGGGCTTTACACAATTCAAATAGCCAAGATTATTCAAAAAAAGCCTATGATTTAATAAACTATTTAGATGATAAAGTTCCAAAAAATGACTATTTTTATGGGGTAAATTTATCACCTAAAAATATAGATTCAACACCTGTTTATCTTTTAGGTTCAAGTGATGGAAGTAGTATTCTAGCAGGGAAATTGGGTACTGGTTTTTGTTTGGCTTTGTTTATAGGGACACATGATAGACCAATAGATATTATGAAATTTTATAAAAATAATTTTGTTCCTTCTAAAAATTTTAAAAAACCAAAAGCTATGTTGGCAGTTACGTGTATTTGTGCAGAATCAAAAGAAAAAGCTCAAGAAATAGCAAGTTTTCATACATATTGGAAAGTTCAAGCTTTTAGACATCCAAAAAGAGATGGTTTATATAGTCCAAGTGATGTAAAAAAATTGTATAAAAATTTGAGTTTTGAAGATAAAGCATATTATCACGAAACTTTAAATTCTATGATTTTAGGAACTCCTAAAGAGTGTAAAGAAAAAATAGAAAAATTAGCTTTAGAGTATGGTGTTGATGAGGTTATGATTGTAAATGTAACATACTCTTTTGAGGATAGAATAAAATCTTATGAACTTCTTGCAAAAGAGTTTAATTTAAAAAATTAA
- a CDS encoding alpha/beta fold hydrolase produces the protein MSNPEIANNIKTGKFNTNYHDLGEGEPIMFIHGSGPGVSAYANWRGSMPVLAEKFRVIAPDMVGFGYSDRPEGITYNMDTWVAQTIDLMDALGIEKTNLVGNSFGGALALALTIKYPERFNKVVLMGAVGVYFDLTYGLDKAWGYTPSIENMKELLDIFAYDRSIVTDDLAKMRYEASIRPGFQESFGSMFPAPRQNGVDSMMSCENDIKKIDKEVLIIHGREDKVIPVQNSIKLNQLILKSQLHIFGQCGHWTQIEHKDRFNNLLLNFFSEK, from the coding sequence ATGTCAAATCCAGAAATTGCGAACAATATAAAAACAGGAAAATTTAACACAAATTATCATGATTTAGGAGAAGGTGAGCCAATTATGTTTATTCATGGTTCAGGACCAGGTGTTTCAGCTTATGCAAACTGGAGAGGTTCAATGCCTGTTTTAGCTGAAAAGTTCAGAGTTATTGCTCCTGATATGGTTGGGTTTGGTTACTCAGATAGACCTGAAGGTATTACATATAATATGGATACTTGGGTTGCTCAAACTATTGATTTAATGGATGCTTTAGGGATTGAAAAAACAAATTTAGTTGGTAACTCTTTTGGTGGAGCTTTAGCTTTAGCTTTAACTATTAAATATCCAGAAAGATTTAACAAAGTTGTATTAATGGGTGCAGTTGGTGTTTATTTTGATTTAACTTATGGACTTGATAAAGCATGGGGATATACTCCAAGTATTGAAAATATGAAAGAATTACTTGATATTTTTGCTTATGATAGAAGTATCGTAACTGATGACTTAGCAAAAATGAGATATGAAGCAAGTATTAGACCAGGATTCCAAGAATCTTTTGGTTCAATGTTTCCAGCTCCAAGACAAAATGGTGTTGATTCTATGATGAGTTGTGAAAATGACATCAAAAAAATTGATAAAGAGGTTTTAATCATACATGGAAGAGAAGATAAGGTTATACCTGTTCAAAATTCTATTAAATTAAACCAACTTATCTTAAAATCTCAATTACATATTTTTGGACAATGTGGACACTGGACACAAATTGAACATAAAGATAGATTTAACAATTTATTATTAAATTTCTTTAGCGAGAAATAA
- a CDS encoding 2-hydroxymuconate tautomerase, translating to MPIATINIIEGRSDEKKEALIEKVSLAIAESLEAPIESVRVIINEMPKQHFGIGGKSAKKLGK from the coding sequence ATGCCAATAGCTACAATAAATATTATTGAAGGTAGAAGTGATGAAAAAAAAGAGGCATTGATTGAGAAAGTAAGTCTTGCAATTGCTGAATCACTTGAAGCACCAATTGAAAGTGTTAGGGTAATTATAAATGAAATGCCTAAACAACACTTTGGTATTGGTGGAAAAAGTGCTAAAAAATTAGGTAAATAA